The window AAATGAAACCCGCCTCTATATATATAGTTAAGTGGCGGTGGCGGCAACATCATATCAACTCTTCATCTGAATGAAAAATCTTTATTAGTTATCTTCATAGTCTCTCGCACAGCAGTGAAAATATATTGGTTAACCGCAATGTATACATTGGAATAGCTATTGTAGTGATCATCGCCGTTGCCGCCGCAGCCTACATATCACTACCCCCACCGACCACTACGCCCTCATCCAGCACCACAAGCACCTCAACAACGACAACATCTGGTCCACCACCAGAAGACACACTTATAGTCTACACGACTGTCGATCAACAGACCTTCACCCCCTGGCAAAAAGCCTTTGAAGCCAAATACCCGGGTACTAAAATAACATTCTATACAGATACGCCTGGCAACATCTTCACGAAGATAGTGACAGAGAGAGCGGCTCACAAACAGACCGCCGACGTTGTGATGATCAGCCTCTCGCTACAGCTTAGTCTGCAGAACAAGAGCCTGCTGGAACAGTATAATTCGCCGGAGGCAGCAGCCTACCCCGCGCATTTCAAGGACTCGTCAGGCCACTGGGTCGCTGCAATGCTTCTCCCAATGCTTCAGGTCCGTAACACCAACCTTGTGCCGGACTCAGAGGTTCCCCGTACCATGGATCAGCTTGTTGATCCCAAGTGGAAGGGCAAGGACACAATCCACGATCTTACGCTAGGAACCGTTGGAACCCAATACTTCGCCACCTTAAAGCAGTACATGGGTGAAAAAGAATGGACATCATTCATGGAACGACTGGCCACGAACGTCCAGCCTACACGTAAAGCAGCCTTCGAAGACGTGATTAATCCTGTTGCAAGCGGCGAAAAAAGTATTGCCCTATCAGTCTACATGCACGACTATCTCGGAACCAAAAACAAGGGTGCTCCTGTAGCATCCTTCACAATCGATGGACTACCTGTGCTGACAAGTCTACTCCCAGTGGGCGTAGTAAGTAACGCCACGCACCCAGTCGCCGCGAAACTCTTCATGGACTGGATACTTTCCAAAGACGGCCAGACAATGGTGGGTAACAGCGAGGTAAGGATCCCAGCGCGTCAAGACATCAATGCGAAATATATGCTCAAAACTCTCCTGCCTGACAAGACCCCCGACGACCTGAAAATCTTCCCTAACGACGACGCAGTCAAAAACAACGCTCAATACAAGAGCTACTTCGCCAAGACCTTCACCAGCCAGCCCTAAAAATAACCCCCTTCCCGGCAGATTATTCGCCGGCGAATATTTTTTATTATTCAGTCAAGACCTAGTGTTAACTCTCATTTTTCACGGTCTTTCAGCATCTGTTTCTCTTTCTATACTAGTAGTTAATATGTGAAGCAGAACACTCTCTTTTCCTCTTTCACTTAATCAGAATTGTGCGAAAAACTGCTTTTATGCTACGTAATTAGATGGTTAAGCCGCTCTTGGTTTCGAAAGGCCTTTCGCGGCTGCTGATTCCGGCGGTTATTGTCAGCATGTGCGTGCTGATAACAATGCCTACTGTAGCGCTCTTCTTCGGAAGCCTTTGGAGTGCAAATCCAGGCGAGCCGGGTCACCTGACGCTTGACAACTATGTTGCCACCTTCAGTGAGGCTAGGAGTCTCGGTCTTCTCCTGAACAGCATGGTCTTTGCTCTGGGCTCAGCCTTTCTTGCAACCGCTATCGCCACGATTATCGCTTTCATAACTTCACGCACCGATACGCCTTTAGCGCGAGTATTCACCTACGTTCCTTTCTTTACACTGGTTATTCCTACGCTCGTCGACGCGCTTGCTTGGGTCTATCTGTTGACCCCAAGAACCGGCTTGATTAATCTCTTCTTCACGCAGTACCTCGGTTTTCACGATCCTCCGTTCAACATTTACTCCCTAGGGGGAATGATTTGGGTGATGGGTCTCTCGTTGGTGCCTCTGGCATTCGTCGGGGTAAGATCCGCGATGGTTTCTCTTGACCCCTCACTGGAAGAGGCTGCGCGAGTCTCAGGTAGAGGAATCCGTACAGTGATATTCAGTGTCACTCTGCCTCTTGTGGGACCCGCGATGCTCTCTCTCTTCCTGTTATCGTTCATAGTCGCCTTCGGATCCTTCGAAATCCCTGCTGTAGTCGGAATCCCCGCGAATATTGACGTCTACATGTCGGTAATCACCATCTCAGCCCTCTATGACAATCCCCCGAACTACGGATTAGCTACTGCGCAATCAGTCATCATGTTTGTCATCACAATCCTGTTCGTCTACCTTTACCGTAGGGCGACACGCCGCGCAGAGAGATTCGCTGTAATCACTGGACGCGGATACTCTCCAAGAATTATGAAGCTTGGGAAGTGGCGGTACCTCGGGCTAGCTATCCTGTTTCTATACCTCTTCGTGGGGCTGATTCTCCCCTACTTCACCCTCTTCATGGCCTCCCTCCAAACCTACTGGCATCCATTGACTCTCTTCGACAGCCTAAGCCTCACCAACTACCTTGAACTCACCTCCTACTCCCAGCTGCCGAGCAGTACAGTAAACGGCATTATAGTATCAAGTCTCTCAGCCTTCATCGCCGTATTAGCTGCCGTCTTCATCGTCTACTATTCCCAGAAGAGCCACGTCAAAGGCCGCGGGATCATAGAGGGCTTCGCCATGCTGCCCATCGCCTTCCCCGGACTCGTGCTCGGTGTCGGACTGCTTTGGGCCTTCATCAGTCTCCCACTAGGGATATACGGAACAATCTGGGCGTTCGTACTCGCATACGTGATCAAATATGTGGCTCACGGCGTGCGCTTCACCTCTGAACCGCTCCTCCAGATCCACCACGATCTTGAAGACGCCTCGAGAGTATCCGGCGCCTCAACACTCTACACGATAAGACGGATCACTTTGGTGCTGCTGAGGCCTGCTTTACTGGGCGGCTGGGTCTACATAGCGATGATCACGTTCAGGGAAATCGGTGCGGCGATTCTGCTGCTTACCCCGGGTAATGAAGTGATTTCCGCCACTCTCTTCCGGGTGTGGTCCAGCGGACATGTTGAACAGGCGATCGCCGCGATCGTACTGCTCACCTTTGCTCTTTGGGGTGTCATAATTATAGTCAGCCTTGTCTCACGTAGAAGATTCATGTTTAAGGCGACACCCTAAATTGACTCGCTGCTTGCAGGGACTTTCGGGAATTAAAGTAAAGTATAACTCTGCGGGGGTTTTCTGACTGTCATGATGGACGGCCCGTCTCTCGCAGGCTTTCTCGATGAGGTGAAGATACGGAAGACTCATCCGGCTAGGCTGAGTCTCAGGAGCGATCTCGGCGATCTCGACGAGCTGATGGCGTCAATCTCGAAGGTGGGGCTTCTCCAACCTATTGTGGTTCGTCCTGTTGAGGAGGGTTATGAGGTTGTCGCGGGTAACAGGCGTTTCGAGGCGTGTCGCCGGCTAGGCTGGATCAAGATACCTTGTCATATTGTGGAGCTCGATGACAAGGAGGCGTTCGAGGTGTCGCTGGTCGAGAATGTTCAGCGGAACATGCTGAACCCTGTTGAGGAGGCTGAGGCCTTTAGACGTTATGTGGAGGATTACGGTTGGGGTGGGGTGAGCGAGCTAGCTAGGCAGATAGGTAAGAGCCAGGTGTATGTGAGCAAGCGTTTAAGGCTTCTTTCGCTGCCGAAGGAGATCAAGGCTGAGATTGCTAGGCGAAACATCAGTCCAAGTGTAGGTGAGGAGCTTCTTTCACTTGACGATGAGAGTCAGCAGATAGAGCTCGGGATGCGTGCTGTGGGTGAGAACCTTTCGAGAAGCGATGTCCGCGACATAGTTAAGATGATTCATCACGGAAACCTACCTGAGTTCGACGCCTTCACAGATAGTATCCCGTACTCCTACTCGGATCTGGAGAAGCAGCAGCGGATTACTGATCGAGCCTTGGCTAAGAGCATAGTCGCGTTAAAGGTTGCACTTCACCGGATTGATGATTCTCTTGATCTACTTGAGGAAGGCTGGGTTATACGTGAGCTTCTCTTCGAGCACAGGAAGGCAATTCACGCTAATATCGACGCATTGATGAATTTGCGTAAACGGCTCTCCCGTCGCCCAATGCCGAAGTAAATAGGTGGCTTAGCGGGTTTTACTCAACCGCCATTGCTTCTGCCTTCTCGATTACGTAGCAGTTCTCAGGTGGAATGCCCAGGTAGACCTTCTCGTTCTTCTCCAGAGTAGTTTGTGATCCGCCGTTTCTGACTTTGACAATATCCTTTCCAACCTCCACGTGGTATTCAACATAGTCGCCTTCGAACAGTCTGTTCTTCACGACTCCGCTCAGCACGTTTTCTCCTGCTGGTTTTTCTCTGGTGATGCTGATTTCGTTCCGCCGCATGCTTACCATGACTTCGCTCTCGCCTTTCAGTGCTTCGGGTACTTTGCAGTAAAGCGATCCTATTGTCGTGTCTATCTGTGTCAGGCCCTTCTTTGTTGTGATGTCTGTCTGTTTTCCTAGGAAGATGTTCATTCGGCAGAGGAAGCCGGCGACGAACCTGTTAGGCGGGTTGTTGTAGAGGTCAACCGGTTTGCCTGTGGCGGCGATCTGTCCTCTTCTCATCAAGGCGACCTCGTCGCTTAGGGCCATTGCTTCAAGCCTGTCGTGGGTTACATAGATGGTGGTGACTTTGATTGTGCGTTGTAGCTCCTTCAACTCAGTCCTCATCCGCTCCCTCAATCTGTTGTCGAGGTTGCTCAGTGGCTCGTCGAGGAGCAGAACTTTAGGTTCATAGACGAGTGCGCGAGCCAGCGCGACTCGCTGCTGCTGTCCTCCGCTGAGGTTGGGTGCTGGTCTCTTCTCTAGTCCTTGGAGGCCGACGAGTTCAAGGCTGGCCTTCACCCGCTTCTCAATCTCGTTCTTCGGCGTGTTTCTTACTTGAAGCGGGTAGGCTACGTTATCGAAGACCGTCATGTGTGGCCAGATGGCGTATGACTGGAACACCATGCCGATGCCTCTGTTCTCAGGCGGTACTGATTTTTTCTCGGTAGAGGAGAACACTTGGTTTTCTCCGATCCAGATTTCTCCTTCGTCAGGCTCCTCGAGTCCCGCGATGCATCTCAGGATGGTGGTTTTACCTGAGCCGCTTGGCCCAAGGATTGTGGTGAACATTCCGTCATGTGCAGTGAACGTGACGTTGTCGATTACTTGCTCACTGTCGAAGCGCTTTTTGAGGGACTCAATCCGAACTTCAGGCATAATGTTTCTTTCTAAGTTGCGTTTTAGCTTGGCTTTTAACTTTAACTCTTTCTGGGTTCTAAAGATTATAGATCGTGGCGCTTCTCATCATATAGTGAGATTTTTTGTAATGTCTCTCTTCTTCTGGTCTTGATAAATATGGGTGTTATAGAGATTGCGGTTATGATCGCATGCTTCTCATAATCATTTTATGTTTATCGGTGAATATTTTCTATTCATGCTTCCACCGTTGATCTTTGATCGCAACCGGTCGTACACGTGGAACAATAATAATTGTTCAGCAATCCTTTACTCGAGACAAAAATAAATGATATCCAAAAGAATTATAGGTGATAATAAAAAAAACCATAGTGTCTTCGTAAAAAGGATTCTTTCAGTCCCACCCATACTTGCCCTTACGTTCCTGCTCGTCACGCAAGCTTTCGGATACACCTCTATCAACGTCACACCCATAACTATGGGGTACCACTCAGTACCTGAGTCATCAGGCACCGTATCTTCTAGAGCCTACTCCGGCGTCTACTGGATGGTATCTGATTACACAGGCCGACCCGAGCAAACTTCTGTATACGCTGTGAACAGTAAAGGCAACACATTAGGTCGGTTCCCAGTGCAGGGTGCGTCAAACTGGAACTGGGAGGACATCGCTATCGATGCAAACAACAACTTATGGGTTTGCGATATCGGCGATAATAACGCTGTGCGGAGTAGCTACAAACTCTACAAGGTTCCAGAGCCGAATCCTTACGGCGGTTCACGCACAGTTTACCCGTCTGCCACCTACTGGTTCAGATTACCTGATGGATCAGCGGATATGGACAGTTGCTTCATCTGGCAAGGCACCCCCTACCTAATCACCAACAGCCCGTCACCAAGACTGTACAAACTTCCTTACCTAGATTCGTCTAAAACAGTTACTGCGCAGCTACTCGCCACCTGGCATAAAGACGGCTACATCGGAGGTGCGGACATTTCCGCGGATGGAAAAAGATTAGCGCTTGCCGCAATCTACAGCGACAACCAGTGGATAATAGAGAGATCATCCTCCTCCGGTAGCGTAGCTGACTTCTTCACCTCCCCATCCCGTGAATGGAAGATCCACTTCCATAACGGTCAAGGCGAAGGCATCACATTCGTCAACGGCAAATACGACTTTGTCACAGTCAGCGAGAGCGGAGGTATGTGGCTAGTAACACAATCTATGTACGGCAGCTCTGGACCCACCTCCACAACTACTACTACCACCACAACAACCGCGTCAACGTCAAACAAGGCGTACAAATTGTACTTTGAAGGATACGACTACGATAACGCTAAAGAGGTGACAATCACCCTTAACGGGAAGGTTGTTGCCAGCTTACCTTCAACTTACATGTCCGGAAACAACAACGCATGGATCAGCTACTCAATGTACATAACAGGCAGCGTAATATCGGGGACAAACACGTTAATCTTTAAGCAGAGCATCTACTCCTCCTGCGTCAGAAACCTCCGTATAGTCGAAACATCAAGCGGACAAACCATATACAGCTACTCATCGCAAAGATGCATCACCGCAGGCAGTACCCCCTCGGTAAGCTACACGTTCAACGCATCTTAGCGCAACAAGATAGTTACACTGTGGACCCTAGTCTGCCAGATGAGCATGAAGTCAAGGCGGGCTAGGTGACATTTTTTGGCAGTTTTAATTCGTCGAATAAGTGGTGTGCGCATTGTAGGTTAACTGGGTATGCAGATGCGCTGCTTCTGTCTTGCTGGTGGATTGTTTTCTGCTTCAGTAAAGTAAAGATTAAAAGCCCTTCGGCTGTCCTTTGTGAGTGATCAGTTTGTTCTTCATTGGTGAAGCACTCGTAGGCGAGGGTAATGAGGTTGCGCACATCGATCTCATGATCGGTGATAAGGAGGGGCCTGTTGGCCAGGCGTTTGCGAACGGTTTTACGCAGCTCTCCGCCGGACATACTCCTCTCCTAGCTGTTATTCGGCCTAACCTGCCGCCTAAACCCTTTACTCTGATTACTCCCAAGGTTACTGTCAAAGATATGGAGCAGGCCTCCAAGATATTCGGTCCGGCTCAAGCGGCTGTCGCCAAGGCGGTTGCTGACGCTGTTGAAGAGGGAGTTGTGCCGCAGGATCAGATTGAGAATCTTGTCATCGTCATAAGCGTCTTCATTCACCCTGAGGCTGCTGACTACCGGAAAATCTATCACTACAATTACGGAGCTACGAAGCTCGCGTTGAAACGGGCGCTCCAGAACTATCCGTCGCTAGAAAAGATAATCTATGATAAGGACAGGGCGAAACACCCGATAATGGGCTTCAGAGTTCCACGCCTATGGATGCGGCCTTACCTGCAGATTGCGCTGGATAACCCCGACATCGAATCAGCCAAGAAGGTGATATCCCAGCTTCCGAAGAGCGACCGTATACTGCTCGAAGCCGGTACACCGCTCATAAAGAAGTATGGGCTCAAAGTCATCCGAGATATCCGTGAGGCAAACCAAGATGTCTTCATTATAGCTGATTTGAAGACGCTTGACGTCGGTCAGGTCGAAGCTGACATCGCCTTCAACGAAACTGCTGATGCAGTAGTCGCATCAGGCTTGGCGTCCAAAGCAACTCTCGAGAAGTTCGTCTACGAGGCGAGACGACTCGGCATCTACTCAGCTATAGATATGATGGACGTCGAGGATCCGCTGGCAGTCCTGAAGGGCTTGAAGGAGACCCCAGATATCGTAATCCTCCATCGAGGCATCGATGAAGAGGCGGGGGGAAAGGCAAAGTGGCAGATCATCCAGAAGGTCAAGACCGAACTCGCTGACAAGAAGCTCTACGTCGCAGTCGCCGGAGGCATTAACGCCGAGACCGCTAAGGAAGCTATCGACAAAGGCGCTGATATACTGATAGTCGGCCGCTACATCACTCAGTCAAAGGATGTGGAGCGCGCAGCCCGTGAACTCCTCACCATCGTCGGCGAAGACATCGACCAATTCAGAGTCCACGTAGAGTAAGCAAGCAGCGGCAACAGCAACGCAAAAAGAGTAACGGATGGACTCAGCATCTGTTACTCAGCCAACGTTCGCGCCGCAAGCCTAATTCAGCCAAACGAGAAGAGTAATAGAGTGGCTAATAATATCTGGTTGGCTTAGCGTGGCTAGTTTTCCGGTTAGCTGGTTTGATCTTAAATATTGTTTGACCGTATTTCTGCATGCTGATAGGGTCGATACGGTTTGGGGGATGAGTTTCGCGTGGATCTCGGGGCTGTTCTGGGTGAGTTTAGACTCTTGGTGGCTGTCTCAGGAATTCTCTTCGGTTTCCTCCTTAATGTTTCATCGACCCGGTTGATAGAGCGGGCTGAGGAGCAGGTTGTTCTGGTGCTGGCCCTGTCGTTCGCGGCGGTGTCTGTTGTGATCTTTCTTCTTCCAGTGATGTATCATCATCTGCATAGCTTCCCGTTAACTGAGGCGGAGGCGACAAAGATCTACTACAGAAGTCACCGTTTTGCTCTCTGGGGTTTGACCGCCTTAATCATAGCAATCTACTTCTCACTAATACTATCATTCTACCCTCTGATGGGGTACGGATCGTACATGGTTGCAACGCTTATCATGATAGTGCCTGCAATTCTCTTCATATTGCGGAAGGTGCAGATGCCCACGTCTCGACTTAAGCGATGATGGGCCTGTTGAGGTTACGTTGAGGTGGCCGATATTTTTCTGGAAGGGGTAACCCTTTTTACTTTAGAACGCCTTCTACTCTTGGTGTCCGATTAATTGGTTTACAAATTAATCGAGGTCGTAGGAATATCAGAGAAGGGCTTTGATGAAGCGGCGAAGGACGCTGTTGAGGTTGCGAGCAAAACTGTGCATGGCATAATCTGGGCTGAGGTCAATAGTCTCCACATGAAGGTTCACGAAGACAATTCTGTGGAGTATCAGGCCCGGATGAAGATAGGTTTCGAAGTGAAACCGGAGTATAAGGAACCGGGGCATCTGCACCATTAGGAGATGCGCAAATGGTCTCTCAGAGAACAATCGGGGATCACATAGTCTATCTGTGTGATGAATGCGGCTTCGGCTACTCTAATCTGGAGACCGCGCAGGAGTGTCAGGATTACTGCTCAACACATAACGCCTGCTCCTTCGAGATTACGCAGAACGCGATTTACCGTCCCCAAAACAGTCGAGCGGTTTAAACAAACACGGAAGGAAGAAAGAAAGACGGATAAACAGATATAGTGAAATTGCTTCACACGGGATAAAATGATGCGTGCAGCTCACACGGCGGAGCATCTCTTCGCCGGTAGCCTTCGAATTCTTCAGCCCAGCATCAAGGTTGTAAAGGTGGATCAGTCAGAGGGTAGGAACAGCCTCTTCATCGAGGCTGAACGCCTAGATTGGGATACTGTATTAGGTGCTGAGAAGCGGGCGAATCAAGCTATTTCAGAGAACCGTGTTGTTCGGGAGCACTTCTTTCCTTCACTTGAAGATGCTAAGCAGCGTTTTCCTGGGCTCCGCGCAATGGAGGAGCGTATCAGCGGTGAGGTGCGTGTCGTTGAAATTGAAGGTTATGATTACGCCGCTTGCAGCCAGGAGCATGCGCCTAGCTCGGGTGAGTGCGGTTTCTTTCTGGTTACTCGCGTTGTGAAGGCGGGTCAGAAGGGCTTCCAGATCGATTTCGCGGTGGGTGACGAGGCTAAGGTGAAGGCTCTTGAGTTGTCAAAAATCACCCTCAGCGTCGCCGATATTCTGGGTGCACCGCTTGGTTCTGTGGAGAAGACCGCTGAGAACATGTTGAGTGAGCTAAGCGGTTTGAGGCGAAGGTTTGCGTCTATGTCTGAGCAGGCGGCTGAGGAGATACCGGTCACTGAGCGCAGCGGCATCAAAATCTACTCGAAGATCTTTGAGGGGCTTGACATTAAACGGTTGATGAAGAAGGTTGGGGAGATCACTGAGCAGCAGGCTAAGGCTGTGGTGCTTGTCGCGAACGTGGCTGAGGCGGATGTGACCGTGGTTTTAGCGAGGAGCAAGGATATTGGTTTCGACGCCGGATCTCTTCTCCGCTCTGTTCTAGGC is drawn from Nitrososphaerota archaeon and contains these coding sequences:
- a CDS encoding DHHA1 domain-containing protein, whose product is MMRAAHTAEHLFAGSLRILQPSIKVVKVDQSEGRNSLFIEAERLDWDTVLGAEKRANQAISENRVVREHFFPSLEDAKQRFPGLRAMEERISGEVRVVEIEGYDYAACSQEHAPSSGECGFFLVTRVVKAGQKGFQIDFAVGDEAKVKALELSKITLSVADILGAPLGSVEKTAENMLSELSGLRRRFASMSEQAAEEIPVTERSGIKIYSKIFEGLDIKRLMKKVGEITEQQAKAVVLVANVAEADVTVVLARSKDIGFDAGSLLRSVLGRYGGRGGGRPEFASGRVERSNVEAVFRDLLKEVSSS
- a CDS encoding DUF6328 family protein, translating into MGDEFRVDLGAVLGEFRLLVAVSGILFGFLLNVSSTRLIERAEEQVVLVLALSFAAVSVVIFLLPVMYHHLHSFPLTEAEATKIYYRSHRFALWGLTALIIAIYFSLILSFYPLMGYGSYMVATLIMIVPAILFILRKVQMPTSRLKR
- a CDS encoding ParB/RepB/Spo0J family partition protein; translated protein: MMDGPSLAGFLDEVKIRKTHPARLSLRSDLGDLDELMASISKVGLLQPIVVRPVEEGYEVVAGNRRFEACRRLGWIKIPCHIVELDDKEAFEVSLVENVQRNMLNPVEEAEAFRRYVEDYGWGGVSELARQIGKSQVYVSKRLRLLSLPKEIKAEIARRNISPSVGEELLSLDDESQQIELGMRAVGENLSRSDVRDIVKMIHHGNLPEFDAFTDSIPYSYSDLEKQQRITDRALAKSIVALKVALHRIDDSLDLLEEGWVIRELLFEHRKAIHANIDALMNLRKRLSRRPMPK
- a CDS encoding dodecin family protein, which codes for MVYKLIEVVGISEKGFDEAAKDAVEVASKTVHGIIWAEVNSLHMKVHEDNSVEYQARMKIGFEVKPEYKEPGHLHH
- a CDS encoding extracellular solute-binding protein, with amino-acid sequence MVNRNVYIGIAIVVIIAVAAAAYISLPPPTTTPSSSTTSTSTTTTSGPPPEDTLIVYTTVDQQTFTPWQKAFEAKYPGTKITFYTDTPGNIFTKIVTERAAHKQTADVVMISLSLQLSLQNKSLLEQYNSPEAAAYPAHFKDSSGHWVAAMLLPMLQVRNTNLVPDSEVPRTMDQLVDPKWKGKDTIHDLTLGTVGTQYFATLKQYMGEKEWTSFMERLATNVQPTRKAAFEDVINPVASGEKSIALSVYMHDYLGTKNKGAPVASFTIDGLPVLTSLLPVGVVSNATHPVAAKLFMDWILSKDGQTMVGNSEVRIPARQDINAKYMLKTLLPDKTPDDLKIFPNDDAVKNNAQYKSYFAKTFTSQP
- a CDS encoding iron ABC transporter permease; translated protein: MVKPLLVSKGLSRLLIPAVIVSMCVLITMPTVALFFGSLWSANPGEPGHLTLDNYVATFSEARSLGLLLNSMVFALGSAFLATAIATIIAFITSRTDTPLARVFTYVPFFTLVIPTLVDALAWVYLLTPRTGLINLFFTQYLGFHDPPFNIYSLGGMIWVMGLSLVPLAFVGVRSAMVSLDPSLEEAARVSGRGIRTVIFSVTLPLVGPAMLSLFLLSFIVAFGSFEIPAVVGIPANIDVYMSVITISALYDNPPNYGLATAQSVIMFVITILFVYLYRRATRRAERFAVITGRGYSPRIMKLGKWRYLGLAILFLYLFVGLILPYFTLFMASLQTYWHPLTLFDSLSLTNYLELTSYSQLPSSTVNGIIVSSLSAFIAVLAAVFIVYYSQKSHVKGRGIIEGFAMLPIAFPGLVLGVGLLWAFISLPLGIYGTIWAFVLAYVIKYVAHGVRFTSEPLLQIHHDLEDASRVSGASTLYTIRRITLVLLRPALLGGWVYIAMITFREIGAAILLLTPGNEVISATLFRVWSSGHVEQAIAAIVLLTFALWGVIIIVSLVSRRRFMFKATP
- a CDS encoding bifunctional 5,6,7,8-tetrahydromethanopterin hydro-lyase/3-hexulose-6-phosphate synthase, translated to MFFIGEALVGEGNEVAHIDLMIGDKEGPVGQAFANGFTQLSAGHTPLLAVIRPNLPPKPFTLITPKVTVKDMEQASKIFGPAQAAVAKAVADAVEEGVVPQDQIENLVIVISVFIHPEAADYRKIYHYNYGATKLALKRALQNYPSLEKIIYDKDRAKHPIMGFRVPRLWMRPYLQIALDNPDIESAKKVISQLPKSDRILLEAGTPLIKKYGLKVIRDIREANQDVFIIADLKTLDVGQVEADIAFNETADAVVASGLASKATLEKFVYEARRLGIYSAIDMMDVEDPLAVLKGLKETPDIVILHRGIDEEAGGKAKWQIIQKVKTELADKKLYVAVAGGINAETAKEAIDKGADILIVGRYITQSKDVERAARELLTIVGEDIDQFRVHVE
- a CDS encoding ABC transporter ATP-binding protein, with translation MPEVRIESLKKRFDSEQVIDNVTFTAHDGMFTTILGPSGSGKTTILRCIAGLEEPDEGEIWIGENQVFSSTEKKSVPPENRGIGMVFQSYAIWPHMTVFDNVAYPLQVRNTPKNEIEKRVKASLELVGLQGLEKRPAPNLSGGQQQRVALARALVYEPKVLLLDEPLSNLDNRLRERMRTELKELQRTIKVTTIYVTHDRLEAMALSDEVALMRRGQIAATGKPVDLYNNPPNRFVAGFLCRMNIFLGKQTDITTKKGLTQIDTTIGSLYCKVPEALKGESEVMVSMRRNEISITREKPAGENVLSGVVKNRLFEGDYVEYHVEVGKDIVKVRNGGSQTTLEKNEKVYLGIPPENCYVIEKAEAMAVE